TTGTGTGGAGTTGCATCAGTTGGATACATGTGTTTTCTATTGGATTTGATTACATAATTTTGGATTTTCGATACCTGCCATTGAGATACATTTAAATTACTTTGATCGACAAAATCATCGTCAGTTCCATTAAATCTGTACGGGTTAGCTATTAATAATGGGATTGTGCTTAATAATGTGGTTGTATCAGGTTTTCACTAAAGTCTACTCTTGAATTGGCatattgtgtttgttttttatctGTTAATATTGAGCGTCACGGAATTACTATACACAAAGCCAACCACGTCTCCCTAGATGTGAGAGTTATCTATGAAGGAGAATATGCGAAAAGTATATTCTAATATATCGATTAGGATCTCGTCACGTGAGAGGTTGTTCGGGCGGTTGATCTCGTAGTTCGAACAGGTGGAGCTCAAACTACCCGAATACCTGCTTTATTTAACGTAATAAGACAATCTCATTGTACAGAATCTAAATATGTGAGATATCAACACGACATATAGAGCTATTTGAGTATataatgctttatttttttttgacgtAAAATTGTTTTCgtcgtaaaaaaaataattttctcgaaaatatttttcagcgttTAATTCGcacaaaaaaattacgaaaagtaaAAATGCAACTATCACCAGGATCCGGCAACGTCCGATCGCTGTTGCCGGATTTCGGCGAGCATGTTTGGCTAGATCCGGCCagcttctgaccatggccgAATTCCGGCCAAATTCTGCCGGAATTTGGTCTGCCGGGATCCAGCGATGGTGGCCGGATGTCGCCGAATTCCGGCGCCGGCAGTATTCCGGTGGACAGATTCCGGCGCCGACATTATTTCGGAAGccggatgttgccggattccggtgtcGCCTGGATTTTGACGACCGACTATTGCCGAATTccgacaatcggatatcaaatgTGCGTGAAAGGACGAAGAGTATAATTTCGGAAAacaatttacgatttttaaaacaataaatcgttttctaaaaattaaagaagtttttacggtcaaaccaaaaatgatttttgttgaccattattttcgctcctaccgaataccgtaaaataccgaaattatttttcaaaaattattttacaccgaaataaATAAAGGATAAGCTACCACGATTGTCCCTATAGAATTACAAAGAAATTTTAAGATATACCAGTCAATCTGGGAGTACGCTCTATCCATACCAGCCTGCCAGAAAAGCTCTTCATCAAGCCCAAGCTTTGTTTTAAGCTAAAGGAGATTAGGCCTAAAGGTcctttttagaaagaaaaaaaatggttaaccCTTTTGGGTTGTAGGAAATCAATCAATCCCAATTCTTAAAAGAATGGTTCATGTAGGCAATTTTGAGGACAAACTCTGACATGATTGATGTCTTCACCATTTTGTTGTTAAAGTAGACTGATTTTACCTACCGAAGTAAATTCGTGTTATCATCACTTTGTTGTAAAAGTAGAGCGATTAACCATAGATAAACAAAGCCTTCTACCAAATAGTAGCATTGAAAGGTTGGAATCCGATTTGTGTGTTGTAGTTTTAAATTACAGCACACATATTGTAAAAATAATCAATGACCCAAATGCGTTAAAATTATTGAACGGTATAGAtgtaacaaaagataaaaaataagtgAAGTCATCTTTCTTTTTAAAGCAATGAAGAAACCAAAAAGCCCAATAATACTGAGTCCCCCATCCAAATTCACACGAACTTGCTTGTTTTTTtaacctttctctctctttgattGCGTTCTTGCATTTCTATTATATAATCGTCGGATCCTTAATTTATTCCCTCTCTTCTAGACTGAAATATTGCAGCTATGTAAGAAGAAGCTAAAAAGGTAACGAAACTAGCAAAATTTGCAGAGCTCAACTCAAAGACACAACCCAGCTGTCTCTATGTCTCTATGAATTTCGAGCAAAACTCAGCTGTAAACTAGTTGTCCAAGCAAAATAAAGCAACAAAAAAGCCTCAAATTTCTAAATTCATCCCTTCATATATCTTTTGCAGGTCTCAGCAATGGGTTTTTATAAACCACGTTTTGCTATGTGTTCTTTGTGTAGATCTCACGGTTATAGAGGAAAGCTAGTGTGAATTTGGATGAGGGACTCAATACTATTGGGCCTTAGGTTTCACCATCGATTAAGAGAAGGAAGATGACTCCACttgtttttttatcttttattacaTCTAGACCGTTAAATAATTTTAACACATCTGGGCcattagttatttttataacatgtgtgctgtaattttaaactacagcacacaAGCTAGATCCGAAAAGTTTACCGACACCCTAAACCCGACAACCGAGCTGACCCTGTTAAAATTCTAATTTTGCCACCAATCACCAACGGGTGGTGGGATTTATCCGATTGAACTCCGTCAGTTCTAGTCGGAATTGTCAGATCAGCTACGCAATGATCCGCCCTACCAACAGCCTTTAATTCGGCCATCAAAGTGGGCTGAGTACCAACCCGAGGGGGTTCATGCTCAGCCCCATTGCACACTGCAATTGTGGCAAATGATTGAGAAAACTATATTCCTACAACTTGAGTGTAAGATAAGAAATCAGAATATAACACAAAATAGTATTGGAAGTCTTTCATGGCTAATAAAATTGAACACCGCATGACTGCCTTGTTATTGTTGAAGAAGACATATAGATGCTATTTGATCATTTTGATTGGCATGACACACAAAGCTAACATTTTGCATCGTTACAGCGTGTGAAGTCATTTCCAACAACGATCACTGCCTGATATCCCCCCACTTATAATGCAAACAGCTAATGGGGTCAAGTGTCCTTAAACAACATTACACCATGTCAAGTATTTTGACCCTTTGTATCATAGTCCATCCCTTATGGTCGCTTCAAGCCACACCTAAATCCAATAATACCTACAAGAAGACATTAATAGGTGGATGCATCATTCATAAAGAGTAATCTTTGGCACCTTGTAGCTGGAGAATACCCAATGGCATTTTCTAATAATTAACGAGTGTCAAGGACAAAAGTAGTTTTATCAAAAGAGATCACACGATTCTCCTTAAGAAAGAAACACAGGCCCAAGGACAAGAGGCATGAGCTGCATCATTAAGAAAGTAGAGGCTGAAAAATCGTTGACCCAAGAATAAGAGATGGGGTCATTAAGGTGAAGTGAGTAACCAACAAAGACAGGTATTGACAGCTAGAATTGCCATTTTTTGAGGAGTTGGGGTGCGTTTGTTCTCTCTAATTGTTTCAGTATCCACAAGGGCAATAGGCAGTCGAGGATCAAAGAGCAGCATGATACATCATTATAGCCTTATCAAAGAAAGTATTTGGCAGTGAAGGAGAACATGATTGGTCAAACTTATATCTGCAGTGTGGGAACCCCACTCCAAAAGGGTACAATTGGATGTTAATCACCACACTAATAAATCAGGTAATTAAGGGAATCATACTCTCAAGGACACGCGAATTCAAAAAATAAGTTGAAAGAGACAACAGCTGTAAACCTCTAAAATGCCTGCAGAAAGAAAGTTTGACTTGAAGGAGTATGATTAAGATTGTCATGAAGGCACATGCCCTCAACTTCGAGTAACAATAATTCTGTGCACGCAATGAAGAAACAGAATTACCATTTGCCATTGAGAGGATGAACATAAGTCTCTTCAGCATGTTAACAGTATCAATAACATTGATTTTCACAATCACCTCAGTGATGGAACACTTCTAACAACAGATAAACAAATCCTTTTGTTTTAACATCCCCATAAAGTACAAAATcaactaaattaaaagaaatagtaCCCTGGACTTCAAGGGAAGGTGATCATGATTAACATGAAAAAAAGTTCAGGCCAAGTTAttagacactgtccatataatGAATTTTCACACCAGTAGAGAGATAATTAAGACAAAAACATAATTGAACAAGCTGCAATACTTGGTCCAGTAGCTTAACGAGAACAAAATTCACCAAATGCGGATATCTAACTGAAGAAGACAAAATTACTATACTCAAGAAAAGTTATTTTGGGGGCtaagaaaatatgaaataagCAGCTCAGTATCACTCACTCTTGAGGATGCCATTAGAGATGGCCATGTAAAGTTATCTCCTATAACCATGAAGCTGCTGCAGTATAACCTAATAACATCATTGACTAGACTGCAATTGTTCAAAATGACCATGTAGCTTTCTGAGAAGAGGAATAAGGCTGACCAAAGCTATTTGAATCTGTTCCGAGCTATTTAAGCGAATGCTTACTTGTCCTGCCCCTCTGTTATTCAAATTGATACGACCAATCAAATTTGAAGATCGCCCTATAGGGATCTGGGATTGTATATTACAACCAATAGCAGGGTCACCATGCCAATCCATAACAGAAAGCCCAAGAGTTGATAGAGAACGTCCCAGAGGGTAATCCTTATCTCTCAACTGGgcctccaaactaccaccatATGCAACATCACCACGGGCCGTCATTGCACCACCAGTCATAACCAACCGGAACCGTTTATTAGCAATCAATTTGTCTTCAAGTTTCAATCCAGCTGATAAGGCATCACCCAAGAGCGTAACTGAGAGACCAGCAGTTGCCTTGTTCTTCCTAAAATTACTAAACCTTGTCTCGCTGCGTAGTGTGTAAGCTAAATCTTTTCCAACAGTCTGCATATCAAAACCTAATGAAGTTGCTTTCCCTTCACCATGCTTTATTGAACTGGCAACTTCCAGTTGGACATTGGCATCCTTCTTATCCTTTGTAACCTGACCAGAAAAAGATAAGGGTATTTTGTCTTTAACCACAAACAATCTCTCCACATTTATGCCTTCATAACCAACATCATGATCCCAACCATGGGTGTCTAGAACAGGCCTAATAAGCCACTGGTTGGATGAATCAAGATGGCGATACCGATGACAAGGATTATCAGAATCAAAAGAAGCAGGTAAGGCATAATCTGGCAAGGGAACTGGCACAGATGCTGCTCCACCACTTTCTTCTTCAACATTCTCACTGAAGTCACTAGGCTGATCCTTTGCCGAAGCAgccatcttcttcatcatcttccgtctctttttctcttccttcAACTGTTTCTTCATAAAAACCTTTTCCCTATATTCCAATTCATCATAATATGCCTTCTTCTGAGCTTTGGTGAGCCTTGCCTCCTGGGCCTTTGTCAAACGTTTAAATGGTGGCAATTCATCGAATTCTGATTCCTCATCCGAATCTGATGACTCATCCAGATCATCATCTAAATCATCTTCATCACCAAACTGCTCCTCAGGCATCTTCAACTGTGGCCTTGATTGGAGAAGGGATGAGAGAAGGAAAGGTAAAGGAGGTGCTCTTGTTCGATTAGGAAAAGGCTTCCCAGGAGGACTATCTTGCAACTTTAAAAGTGTGTTCGCTTCGGCCAGAATCTTTGATGCAAAAGAGAGCAATAACAAATGAGGCTTCCAAACCTGACCATTTGGTAGCACTCTCTGCCCAGCCCTATTTGTTCTGCAAGCGGAGTGGTTTTCCACCAAGGAAACAGGATTCATAAGCCGCATATCTCCAGCTGCCTGACGAATGGCTTGCTGGACAACGTGAGATCGTTGGGTCACAAACATGTCATAACTAGAAGCAGTACCATTTGGGCCATCAGGTGGAGCAGATGCTGCATGAGTTAAAACCACAATTGCATTGAACCATATTGATGGTCCAAATATCTCAGTGATGGTGCGCAAGAGCGGCATATCACTAAAATCTCTGCTCTGCATGTCCAACCTATCAAGATACAATACAATATCTGGAGGAGTTGTCTTAATAAAGCGCTTAACAGAGAGGAGGATCTTCTCATTTTGGCGCTGGTCCGACAAGGAAGGAAGAAGCCCTGGAGTGTCAATGACCCGTACCTTAATACCCTGCACCGTTCCCACAACATCCTGCACCTTCTTTGTACCCATTTGAAAAGCATCAGTGCTGAACTTGACTTCATCAAATATTGAATTGATGGTTGCACTTTTACCAACTCCTGTCTTCCCAAGAACCATAATTGTGCAAGAGAAATCAAGGGGTTCCTGCCCTGCTGCCTCAAGCTGCTCTGCCATTGCACTAGCACGGTCAAAGCTAAAGGCACCAACACGGCCCCCATTTCTCCCTCGGAGCTGCTCAGCTAATCCTAATCTGTACAAAACCTGCGCCACAACAACATTATGGGGAGTCTGTCCGAGTCTATGTGCAAGGCGCAAAAATTTCACCCTTATCATCTGGAGTTTTTCACGAGTCTCATCATACTCCTCAGCCTCTCCATTGATTGGGTCCTCAATTTGTTGGGTTTGCATTTGAGATACATTACCGTTCACACGAGCCTGCTGAGCCACCCGAGGTGCAGGTTCCAATAGTGGTGCAGCACGTCCAAGACCAGCAGGACGTGCAGGAGGAGGAGCAGGATTTGCAGATT
The sequence above is drawn from the Alnus glutinosa chromosome 11, dhAlnGlut1.1, whole genome shotgun sequence genome and encodes:
- the LOC133882415 gene encoding translocase of chloroplast 120, chloroplastic-like isoform X2, whose amino-acid sequence is MENGVEIVDGSQAGEESVEVEVSEEIIEERVVVGSDESKDLYGEEVFDDAMSTLKLLQEQAVDENPNAGHEVEKFEEAAQFFEASVIIEDKVDDLVGGKSVDGSVVVDEIDEGGNEKVAETDELNGSRDHGGFDGGENGGEEVSEVGTGGEKEVLKGEDEVEFKSGLVVENSENKVFDHVNLEHIPVDEKLENGGGDKVGGVFVESLQKTELHREILNEDGNGEKLKGDNLDTECQDNESREFKDARAGIFSSHEDDSSDEARVISSHMDTEHQDCRNGEAKDTQAGVDSERHVEPCELKDTSVDLHTFVEESPVVSVIGSSPAAELSRTENTEKFQDNTTDMKAEDHEVSEHKRADENDHEVLNNHTVAEETMMKEENVGQEKQRTQVNGEQEIQPAPELASSHGKSTNPAPPPARPAGLGPLLAEETMTKEENAGQEKQKTRVNGEQEIQPAPELASSHGKSANPAPPPARPAGLGRAAPLLAEENMTKEENAGQEKQKTRVNGEQEIQRAPELASSHGKSANPAPPPARPAGLGRAAPLLEPAPRVAQQARVNGNVSQMQTQQIEDPINGEAEEYDETREKLQMIRVKFLRLAHRLGQTPHNVVVAQVLYRLGLAEQLRGRNGGRVGAFSFDRASAMAEQLEAAGQEPLDFSCTIMVLGKTGVGKSATINSIFDEVKFSTDAFQMGTKKVQDVVGTVQGIKVRVIDTPGLLPSLSDQRQNEKILLSVKRFIKTTPPDIVLYLDRLDMQSRDFSDMPLLRTITEIFGPSIWFNAIVVLTHAASAPPDGPNGTASSYDMFVTQRSHVVQQAIRQAAGDMRLMNPVSLVENHSACRTNRAGQRVLPNGQVWKPHLLLLSFASKILAEANTLLKLQDSPPGKPFPNRTRAPPLPFLLSSLLQSRPQLKMPEEQFGDEDDLDDDLDESSDSDEESEFDELPPFKRLTKAQEARLTKAQKKAYYDELEYREKVFMKKQLKEEKKRRKMMKKMAASAKDQPSDFSENVEEESGGAASVPVPLPDYALPASFDSDNPCHRYRHLDSSNQWLIRPVLDTHGWDHDVGYEGINVERLFVVKDKIPLSFSGQVTKDKKDANVQLEVASSIKHGEGKATSLGFDMQTVGKDLAYTLRSETRFSNFRKNKATAGLSVTLLGDALSAGLKLEDKLIANKRFRLVMTGGAMTARGDVAYGGSLEAQLRDKDYPLGRSLSTLGLSVMDWHGDPAIGCNIQSQIPIGRSSNLIGRINLNNRGAGQVSIRLNSSEQIQIALVSLIPLLRKLHGHFEQLQSSQ
- the LOC133882415 gene encoding translocase of chloroplast 120, chloroplastic-like isoform X1 encodes the protein MENGVEIVDGSQAGEESVEVEVSEEIIEERVVVGSDESKDLYGEEVFDDAMSTLKLLQEQVAEPDSGYGVSCGGGGNVELIPESVLQAVDENPNAGHEVEKFEEAAQFFEASVIIEDKVDDLVGGKSVDGSVVVDEIDEGGNEKVAETDELNGSRDHGGFDGGENGGEEVSEVGTGGEKEVLKGEDEVEFKSGLVVENSENKVFDHVNLEHIPVDEKLENGGGDKVGGVFVESLQKTELHREILNEDGNGEKLKGDNLDTECQDNESREFKDARAGIFSSHEDDSSDEARVISSHMDTEHQDCRNGEAKDTQAGVDSERHVEPCELKDTSVDLHTFVEESPVVSVIGSSPAAELSRTENTEKFQDNTTDMKAEDHEVSEHKRADENDHEVLNNHTVAEETMMKEENVGQEKQRTQVNGEQEIQPAPELASSHGKSTNPAPPPARPAGLGPLLAEETMTKEENAGQEKQKTRVNGEQEIQPAPELASSHGKSANPAPPPARPAGLGRAAPLLAEENMTKEENAGQEKQKTRVNGEQEIQRAPELASSHGKSANPAPPPARPAGLGRAAPLLEPAPRVAQQARVNGNVSQMQTQQIEDPINGEAEEYDETREKLQMIRVKFLRLAHRLGQTPHNVVVAQVLYRLGLAEQLRGRNGGRVGAFSFDRASAMAEQLEAAGQEPLDFSCTIMVLGKTGVGKSATINSIFDEVKFSTDAFQMGTKKVQDVVGTVQGIKVRVIDTPGLLPSLSDQRQNEKILLSVKRFIKTTPPDIVLYLDRLDMQSRDFSDMPLLRTITEIFGPSIWFNAIVVLTHAASAPPDGPNGTASSYDMFVTQRSHVVQQAIRQAAGDMRLMNPVSLVENHSACRTNRAGQRVLPNGQVWKPHLLLLSFASKILAEANTLLKLQDSPPGKPFPNRTRAPPLPFLLSSLLQSRPQLKMPEEQFGDEDDLDDDLDESSDSDEESEFDELPPFKRLTKAQEARLTKAQKKAYYDELEYREKVFMKKQLKEEKKRRKMMKKMAASAKDQPSDFSENVEEESGGAASVPVPLPDYALPASFDSDNPCHRYRHLDSSNQWLIRPVLDTHGWDHDVGYEGINVERLFVVKDKIPLSFSGQVTKDKKDANVQLEVASSIKHGEGKATSLGFDMQTVGKDLAYTLRSETRFSNFRKNKATAGLSVTLLGDALSAGLKLEDKLIANKRFRLVMTGGAMTARGDVAYGGSLEAQLRDKDYPLGRSLSTLGLSVMDWHGDPAIGCNIQSQIPIGRSSNLIGRINLNNRGAGQVSIRLNSSEQIQIALVSLIPLLRKLHGHFEQLQSSQ